A window of Nicotiana tabacum cultivar K326 chromosome 24, ASM71507v2, whole genome shotgun sequence contains these coding sequences:
- the LOC107821382 gene encoding short chain aldehyde dehydrogenase 1-like, whose translation MNGCSPLAPTSRRLEGKVAIITGGASGFGESTVRLFLQNGAKVVIADVQDNIGQSLCNNLNYPNDVTYIHCDVTSDSDVKNLIDTTISKYGKLDIMFNNAGIPGNLDFNIVDSDNENFKKVFDVNVYGSFLGAKYAAKVMIPAKKGVILFTSSVASVNSGESPHSYTVSKHAVVGLTKNLCAELGQYGIRVNCVSPCAVATPLLVKAMGADKSVVDGIICSSANLKGVVPTAEDVAEAALYLASDESKFISGLNLVIDGGYSTTNQAYMKTIQSVLSSV comes from the exons ATGAATGGATGCTCTCCTCTAGCTCCCACAAGCAGAAG ATTAGAAGGCAAAGTAGCCATTATCACTGGAGGAGCTAGTGGTTTTGGAGAAAGTACAGTTAGACTTTTCCTACAAAATGGAGCAAAAGTTGTTATAGCAGATGTTCAAGACAATATAGGCCAATCCCTTTGCAATAATCTCAACTATCCAAATGATGTTACATACATCCATTGTGATGTAACAAGTGACTCGGACGTTAAAAATCTCATTGACACAACAATTTCCAAGTATGGCAAACTTGACATCATGTTCAACAACGCAGGAATTCCAGGAAATCTTGATTTCAATATAGTCGATTCGGACAACGAAAATTTCAAAAAGGTATTTGATGTTAAtgtttatggatcatttcttggaGCTAAATATGCTGCTAAGGTTATGATCCCAGCTAAAAAGGGTGTCATTCTTTTTACTTCAAGTGTAGCTTCTGTTAATTCAGGTGAATCACCACATTCTTATACTGTTTCAAAACATGCAGTAGTGGGATTAACAAAGAATTTATGTGCTGAATTAGGTCAATATGGGATTAGAGTTAATTGTGTTTCTCCTTGTGCTGTGGCTACACCACTTTTAGTTAAAGCAATGGGAGCAGATAAGAGTGTGGTTGATGGGATTATTTGCTCGTCGGCGAATTTAAAAGGGGTGGTGCCGACGGCGGAGGATGTGGCGGAGGCGGCGTTGTATTTGGCTAGTGATGAATCTAAGTTTATTAGTGGACTTAATCTTGTGATTGATGGAGGTTATAGTACTACTAATCAAGCTTACATGAAAACTATCCAAAGTGTTCTTTCCTCAGTGTAG
- the LOC107761505 gene encoding small ribosomal subunit protein eS17-like, with the protein MGRVRTKTVKKSSRQVIERYYSKMTLDFHTNKKILEEVAIIPSKRLRNKIAGFSTHLMKRIQKGPVRGISLKLQEEERERRMDFVPDESAIQTDRIEVDKETIDLLASMGMSELPGVVLKEEQPVAMAAPVGFGGRGGFGGRRGGY; encoded by the coding sequence ATGGGTCGTGTTCGTACGAAAACAGTGAAGAAATCCTCACGTCAAGTCATAGAACGTTACTACTCAAAAATGACCTTAGATTTCCACACAAATAAGAAGATTCTCGAAGAAGTAGCCATCATCCCATCGAAGCGTCTCCGCAACAAAATTGCTGGATTCTCCACTCATTTAATGAAGCGGATCCAAAAGGGTCCAGTAAGAGGAATTTCTCTTAAGttacaagaagaagaaagagagcgTCGTATGGACTTTGTACCTGATGAATCTGCTATTCAAACTGATAGGATTGAAGTTGATAAGGAAACTATTGACTTACTTGCTTCAATGGGTATGAGTGAACTACCTGGTGTTGTGCTTAAGGAAGAACAGCCCGTGGCTATGGCTGCGCCTGTAGGATTCGGTGGACGTGGTGGATTTGGTGGTAGACGTGGTGGGTATTGA